Proteins from one Rosa chinensis cultivar Old Blush chromosome 7, RchiOBHm-V2, whole genome shotgun sequence genomic window:
- the LOC112180109 gene encoding probable pectate lyase 4, whose product MASQYCFVLVNVIILLCSLGPNLSLAKETKVHGLKMNAIDGCWRWNPNWRSNRQQLAMCSVGFAGKMSNNIGKDVINYEVTDPSDNALNPQPGTLRYGATMIKGKKWITFQRDMKIKLEKPLLVSSFTAIDGRGANVHIQGNACLRVFKATNVIIHGLRIHHCKSQPPTTVMGPNGIVSLGAVDGDAIRLVTASKVWIDHNTLYECEDGLLDVTRGSTDVTVSNNWFRNQDKVMLLGHDDGFLRDKNMKVTVVYNHFGPLCNQRMPRIRHGYAHVVNNLYREWTQYAIGGSMNPSVKSEANLFIAPKQNKEITWRQDSVNNSWKFYSKGDIFENGASFIQTGQGGAQPHYNMEQNFRVADAKSVRSLTRSSGALTCTKQSRC is encoded by the exons ATGGCTTCTCAATACTGCTTTGTTTTGGTTAATGTCATCATTCTCCTCTGCAGCTTGGGTCCGAACCTGAGTTTGGCAAAGGAAACAAAAGTccatggcttgaaaatgaacgCAATTGATGGTTGCTGGAGATGGAATCCAAATTGGAGAAGCAACCGCCAGCAACTCGCAATGTGTTCGGTAGGATTTGCCGGAAAAATGAGCAACAACATAGGAAAAGATGTCATAAACTATGAAGTAACAGATCCCAGTGACAATGCATTAAATCCCCAACCAGGCACTTTGAGATATGGAGCTACTATGATCAAGGGCAAAAAATGGATCACATTCCAGAGGGACATGAAAATTAAACTCGAGAAACCATTGCTCGTTAGTAGCTTCACTGCAATTGATGGAAGAGGTGCTAATGTCCACATACAAGGTAACGCGTGCTTGAGAGTgttcaaagcaaccaatgttATCATACATGGCCTTCGAATCCACCACTGCAAATCGCAGCCACCGACCACGGTTATGGGTCCGAACGGAATAGTTTCACTAGGAGCGGTTGATGGAGACGCAATAAGGTTGGTTACTGCATCAAAGGTTTGGATAGACCACAATACACTATACGAGTGTGAGGATGGTCTTCTCGACGTCACTCGTGGATCAACCGATGTCACCGTCTCCAACAACTGGTTCAGAAACCAGGACAAGGTAATGCTTCTCGGCCATGATGATGGCTTCCTTCGGGACAAGAACATGAAGGTGACTGTAGTGTACAATCATTTTGGACCACTCTGCAATCAGAGAATGCCAAG GATTCGCCATGGATATGCACATGTCGTAAACAACTTGTACAGGGAATGGACACAGTATGCAATTGGGGGAAGCATGAACCCTAGTGTTAAAAGCGAAGCCAACCTCTTCATTgcaccaaaacaaaacaaagag ATCACTTGGAGGCAGGACAGTGTTAACAACTCCTGGAAATTTTACTCTAAAGGCGATATTTTTGAAAATGGGGCTTCCTTCATCCAAACAGGTCAAGGTGGAGCCCAGCCACACTATAACATGGAACAAAATTTCCGAGTTGCCGACGCCAAATCTGTCCGGTCATTGACAAGGTCATCAGGTGCTCTAACATGCACCAAACAATCTAGATGCTAA